From a single Streptomyces rubradiris genomic region:
- a CDS encoding helix-turn-helix transcriptional regulator, with amino-acid sequence MTIAVPERNAGTVPEQNTEIRRRELAAFLRSRRERITPEQVGLPRGPRRRTPGLRREEVAQLSAVGVTWYTWIEQGRAAHVSAQVLDAVARALLMDPTERAHLFALAGTHDPRSGPEYPVAAKTALKVVERLAPYPASLQNARYDVLAANRPYAQLFGDPAELPPADRNCLWLLTTSARWKRDFLDRDEMLRDLIAKYRAGMAEHVAEPAWKQQLNRLLQVSGEFRELWERHEVAPMSPHVKRYRHPRVGLIRLEHRNMWLAPQSPAHRVVAYLPADEESEERLERLAELPDERPAG; translated from the coding sequence ATGACCATCGCAGTGCCCGAGCGGAACGCGGGGACAGTGCCCGAGCAGAACACGGAGATACGGCGCAGGGAACTGGCCGCCTTCCTGCGCAGCCGGCGCGAGCGGATCACCCCCGAGCAGGTGGGCCTGCCCCGCGGCCCCCGCCGCCGCACCCCCGGTCTGCGCCGCGAGGAGGTCGCCCAGCTCTCCGCGGTCGGCGTCACCTGGTACACGTGGATCGAGCAGGGCCGCGCCGCCCACGTCTCCGCGCAGGTGCTGGACGCCGTCGCCCGCGCCCTGCTGATGGACCCCACCGAGCGCGCCCACCTGTTCGCCCTGGCCGGGACCCACGACCCGCGCTCCGGGCCGGAGTACCCGGTCGCCGCCAAGACCGCCCTGAAGGTCGTCGAACGGCTCGCCCCCTACCCGGCCTCCCTGCAGAACGCCCGCTACGACGTCCTCGCCGCCAACCGCCCCTACGCCCAGCTCTTCGGCGACCCCGCCGAGCTGCCCCCGGCCGACCGGAACTGCCTGTGGCTGCTGACCACCAGCGCACGCTGGAAGCGGGACTTCCTGGACCGGGACGAGATGCTGCGCGACCTGATCGCCAAGTACCGCGCGGGCATGGCCGAGCACGTGGCCGAGCCCGCCTGGAAGCAGCAGCTGAACCGGCTGCTCCAGGTCTCCGGCGAGTTCCGCGAGCTGTGGGAACGGCACGAGGTCGCGCCGATGTCACCGCACGTCAAGCGGTACCGGCACCCCCGGGTCGGGCTGATCCGGCTGGAGCACCGGAACATGTGGCTGGCCCCGCAGTCCCCGGCCCACCGGGTGGTCGCCTACCTGCCCGCCGACGAGGAGAGCGAGGAGCGGCTGGAGCGGCTCGCGGAACTGCCCGACGAGCGCCCTGCCGGGTAA
- a CDS encoding glycogen debranching N-terminal domain-containing protein — MTDRHHLLVHGATFAAVGDRGDIGGVRGGGLPDGLFVRDARHLSRWQLTVDGAVPEVLSPVTDGEEARCVLVPRGGRQEPPACTVFREQAVGDSSFVESLKITSNRPVPTTVRLALTVDADFTDQFELRSDHRTYVKTGAVRSRQLLPDGIEFAYRRADWRSRTAITADPAPDAVEETGTGARRLVWSLDVAPHGTTELLLRVIARPHGEKRALRVPRDPAAVHRQQRAREERFAEGVAFPTGWPELAAACVRGLADLAALQVPAGGPDGEDLRVPAAGAPWFLTLLGRDALITSLFTLPYRPGPAVHTLLALAATQATGTGDAPVAQPGKIVHEVRHGELAHFGQVPFGRYYGSVDATPLFLVLLGAYVEQTGDTALAHRLEPHARAAIGWMLDHGGLTSRGYLVYRADEGGLANQNWKDSPGAICCADGTRPTGAVMAAGAQGYAYDALRRTASVARGVWGDETYAALLEQAAADLRDRFQRDFWMRERSFPALALDGQGRQIDALASDAGHLLWSGLLDKEYGEVVGRRLLEPDFFSGWGVRTVASGQPAYHPLSYHRGSVWPHDNALIALGLARYGLHDEARTVAHALLDAAAVTGYRLPEVWAGYGRDTHGEPVPYPHACGLEARSAAAPLALLTAVGGV, encoded by the coding sequence ATGACGGACCGGCATCATCTGCTCGTGCACGGCGCCACCTTCGCCGCCGTGGGCGACCGCGGCGACATCGGCGGAGTACGCGGCGGCGGCCTTCCGGACGGGTTGTTCGTCCGGGACGCCCGGCACCTCAGCCGCTGGCAGCTCACCGTCGACGGAGCGGTGCCCGAGGTGCTCAGCCCGGTGACGGACGGGGAGGAGGCGCGCTGCGTACTGGTCCCGCGCGGCGGCCGGCAGGAGCCGCCGGCCTGCACCGTCTTCCGCGAACAGGCCGTCGGGGACAGCTCGTTCGTGGAATCGCTGAAGATCACCAGCAACCGCCCGGTACCCACCACCGTACGGCTCGCGCTCACCGTCGACGCCGACTTCACCGACCAGTTCGAACTCCGCTCCGACCACCGCACCTACGTCAAGACCGGTGCGGTACGCTCCCGCCAACTCCTCCCCGACGGCATCGAGTTCGCCTACCGCCGGGCCGACTGGCGGTCCCGCACGGCGATCACCGCCGACCCCGCCCCGGACGCCGTGGAGGAGACCGGCACCGGCGCCCGCCGCCTGGTGTGGTCCCTCGACGTCGCACCGCACGGCACGACCGAGCTGCTGCTGCGGGTGATCGCCCGCCCGCACGGCGAGAAGCGCGCGCTGCGCGTGCCCCGCGACCCGGCCGCCGTACACCGCCAGCAACGCGCGCGGGAGGAGCGGTTCGCCGAGGGGGTGGCCTTCCCCACCGGTTGGCCGGAGCTGGCCGCGGCCTGTGTCCGGGGCCTCGCCGACCTCGCCGCGCTCCAGGTGCCGGCCGGCGGACCGGACGGCGAGGACCTGCGCGTCCCGGCGGCCGGCGCGCCCTGGTTCCTCACCCTGCTGGGCCGGGACGCGCTGATCACCTCCCTGTTCACCCTGCCCTACCGCCCCGGGCCGGCCGTCCACACCCTGCTCGCCCTGGCCGCCACCCAGGCGACCGGCACCGGTGACGCCCCGGTCGCCCAGCCCGGCAAGATCGTGCACGAGGTGCGGCACGGGGAGCTGGCCCACTTCGGGCAGGTGCCGTTCGGCCGCTACTACGGCTCGGTGGACGCCACCCCGCTGTTCCTGGTGCTGCTCGGCGCGTATGTCGAGCAGACCGGTGACACGGCCCTGGCCCACCGGCTGGAGCCGCACGCCCGGGCCGCCATCGGCTGGATGCTCGACCACGGCGGGCTGACCTCCCGCGGCTACCTCGTCTACCGCGCCGACGAGGGCGGCCTCGCCAACCAGAACTGGAAGGACTCCCCCGGCGCGATCTGCTGCGCCGACGGCACCCGGCCCACCGGCGCGGTGATGGCGGCGGGCGCGCAGGGCTACGCGTACGACGCGTTGCGCCGTACGGCGTCGGTGGCGCGCGGGGTGTGGGGCGACGAGACGTACGCGGCGCTGCTGGAGCAGGCGGCGGCCGATCTGCGGGACCGGTTCCAGCGGGACTTCTGGATGCGGGAGCGGTCGTTCCCGGCGCTCGCGCTGGACGGCCAGGGCCGGCAGATAGACGCGCTCGCCTCCGACGCCGGGCACCTGCTGTGGTCCGGGCTGCTGGACAAGGAGTACGGCGAGGTGGTGGGCCGGCGGCTGCTGGAGCCGGACTTCTTCTCCGGCTGGGGCGTGCGCACGGTGGCCTCCGGGCAGCCGGCCTACCACCCGCTGTCCTACCACCGCGGCTCGGTCTGGCCGCACGACAACGCCCTGATCGCGCTGGGCCTCGCCCGCTACGGACTGCACGACGAGGCCCGTACGGTGGCGCACGCGCTGCTGGACGCGGCGGCGGTGACCGGGTACCGGCTGCCGGAGGTGTGGGCCGGGTACGGGCGGGACACGCACGGTGAGCCGGTGCCGTATCCGCACGCGTGCGGCCTGGAGGCCCGCTCGGCGGCGGCACCGCTGGCCCTGCTGACGGCGGTGGGGGGCGTCTGA
- a CDS encoding ROK family protein, whose product MTGRPGRPGRSGRSGGQAGAGDLLALVRNGRAVTRGALQQATGLSRATVGQRLDRLFRAGWLREGAGGPVDSPLGGRPSITLEFDDSHAVVLAADLDTRHARAAVLSLTGELLAEQAGTLVVEEGPEAVLGELGGWFEELLTKAGHRAEEVCGIGLAVPGPVDSETGRVVQPPIMPGWDGYDIRGRMARAFTERTGAPAIPVLVDNDANLMAYGEQRTGYPDCTAFVLVKVSTGIGAGVVVDGSIYRGADGGAGDIGHIRVGADALCRCGSQGCLAAVASGGAVARRLAASGVPATSGSDVRDLLAAGHPEAAALAREAGRRVGDVLATVVTLLNPGVLMIAGDLAGTPFLTGVRELLYQRALPRSTAHLDVVTSRLGDRAGLVGAGALVVEHLYAPERVEERLAAMGV is encoded by the coding sequence ATGACCGGACGTCCGGGAAGGCCCGGCAGGAGCGGCAGGAGCGGAGGCCAGGCGGGAGCCGGCGATCTGCTCGCGCTCGTGCGCAACGGCCGGGCCGTGACGCGCGGGGCGCTCCAGCAGGCGACCGGACTGTCCCGGGCCACCGTCGGCCAGCGCCTGGACCGGCTGTTCCGGGCGGGCTGGCTGCGCGAGGGCGCCGGCGGCCCGGTCGACTCGCCGCTCGGCGGACGCCCTTCCATCACCCTGGAGTTCGACGACTCCCACGCGGTGGTCCTGGCCGCCGACCTGGACACCCGGCACGCCCGCGCGGCCGTGCTCTCGCTGACCGGCGAGCTCCTCGCCGAGCAGGCCGGCACGCTGGTGGTGGAGGAGGGGCCGGAGGCGGTCCTCGGCGAACTGGGCGGCTGGTTCGAGGAGTTGCTGACCAAGGCCGGGCACCGGGCCGAGGAGGTGTGCGGGATCGGGCTCGCGGTGCCGGGCCCGGTGGACAGCGAGACCGGCCGGGTGGTGCAGCCGCCGATCATGCCGGGCTGGGACGGCTACGACATCCGCGGCCGGATGGCGCGCGCCTTCACCGAGCGCACGGGGGCGCCCGCGATACCCGTGCTGGTCGACAACGACGCCAACCTCATGGCCTACGGCGAGCAGCGCACCGGATATCCCGACTGCACGGCCTTCGTGCTGGTCAAGGTGTCCACCGGTATCGGCGCCGGGGTGGTGGTGGACGGCTCGATCTACCGGGGCGCGGACGGCGGCGCGGGCGACATCGGGCACATCCGGGTCGGCGCCGACGCGCTGTGCCGGTGCGGTTCGCAGGGCTGCCTGGCGGCGGTCGCCAGCGGGGGCGCGGTGGCCCGGCGGCTGGCCGCGTCCGGGGTGCCGGCCACCTCCGGCTCCGATGTGCGGGACCTGTTGGCGGCCGGGCACCCGGAGGCCGCCGCGCTGGCGCGGGAGGCCGGGCGCCGGGTCGGGGACGTGCTGGCGACGGTGGTGACCCTGCTCAACCCGGGCGTGCTGATGATCGCGGGCGACCTGGCCGGGACGCCGTTCCTGACCGGCGTGCGCGAGCTGCTCTACCAGCGGGCGCTGCCCCGCTCCACGGCCCACCTGGACGTGGTCACCTCCCGGCTCGGCGACCGGGCGGGGCTGGTCGGCGCCGGGGCGCTGGTGGTGGAGCACCTGTACGCACCGGAGCGGGTGGAGGAGCGGCTCGCGGCGATGGGGGTGTGA
- a CDS encoding excalibur calcium-binding domain-containing protein — MTNPYIPPSTPAAPRSPRWARKRYALPALALALFVGVGIGAAGEDPASDTKPTAAQPRPTVTVTATATATHTADPEPAPTVTETRTVKVTTTVTAQPASGGGTSGGEAADADGSGSVPYANCTAARAAGDTPLYAGDPGYDSHLDRDGDGVACE; from the coding sequence ATGACGAACCCGTACATCCCGCCGTCCACGCCGGCCGCGCCCCGGAGCCCCCGGTGGGCCCGGAAGCGCTACGCGCTCCCCGCCCTCGCCCTCGCGCTCTTCGTCGGCGTGGGCATAGGCGCCGCGGGCGAGGACCCCGCGTCCGACACGAAGCCGACCGCCGCCCAGCCCCGCCCGACCGTGACCGTCACGGCGACAGCCACGGCCACGCACACCGCGGACCCCGAGCCCGCTCCCACCGTGACCGAGACCCGTACCGTGAAGGTCACCACGACCGTCACGGCCCAGCCGGCGTCCGGCGGCGGCACGTCCGGCGGCGAAGCCGCCGACGCCGACGGCTCCGGCAGCGTCCCCTACGCCAACTGCACCGCGGCCCGCGCCGCCGGCGACACCCCCCTGTACGCGGGCGACCCGGGCTACGACTCCCACCTCGACCGGGACGGCGACGGCGTGGCCTGCGAGTGA
- a CDS encoding MGH1-like glycoside hydrolase domain-containing protein gives MDRTAQLSTRPLPYEIAYDPPTAPPSPHVRAARVLAANWTGASTVPSRKLYPHQWSWDSAFIAIGLRHVSPARAQTELETLLAAQWADGRVPHIVFNPSVPLDAYFPSPDFWRSSTAGHAAGAPRTVQTSGIVQPPVHALAAWLVHRADPALSRSRGFLARVYPRLAAWHRYLLHRRDLGGAGLVSVVHPWEQGMDNSPCWDAPLARVTPAPARSFRRADLDHGAAEDRPTDLDYGRYVRLAADYRDRGYRDGPGGEHGAGDGEFAVEDPAFNALLIASEHALARIAEELGATGAARRERAERLTAALVERLWEPAAGMFLCRDLRGGGLRPERSVSGLVPLLLPGLPRALAAALVDTLRGPHFSLGDRTRLAPSYDLLGESFDPHRYWRGPAWFNTNWLLERGLRAHGETAAADALRAAFLHLADATGYAEYVDPYTGEPCGATGFSWTAALALDLYHREPASHGRQRPDKSPSRGVSAPGTGTFDRSDQGGDRG, from the coding sequence GTGGATCGCACCGCCCAGCTCAGTACCCGTCCCCTCCCGTACGAGATCGCATACGATCCACCGACCGCACCGCCGTCCCCGCACGTCAGGGCCGCCCGGGTGCTCGCGGCGAACTGGACCGGCGCCTCCACGGTCCCGTCCAGGAAGCTGTACCCGCACCAGTGGTCCTGGGACTCCGCGTTCATCGCGATCGGGCTGCGGCACGTCTCCCCGGCCCGGGCCCAGACGGAGCTGGAGACGCTGCTGGCCGCGCAGTGGGCCGACGGGCGCGTCCCGCACATCGTCTTCAACCCCTCCGTCCCGCTCGACGCCTACTTCCCGAGCCCCGACTTCTGGCGCTCCTCCACCGCCGGGCACGCCGCGGGCGCCCCGCGCACCGTACAGACCTCCGGCATCGTGCAGCCACCGGTGCACGCGCTGGCCGCCTGGCTGGTGCACCGCGCCGACCCCGCCCTGTCCCGCTCCCGCGGCTTCCTGGCCCGGGTCTACCCGAGGCTCGCCGCCTGGCACCGGTATCTGCTGCACCGGCGCGACCTCGGCGGCGCCGGGCTGGTGTCCGTGGTGCACCCGTGGGAGCAGGGCATGGACAACAGCCCCTGCTGGGACGCTCCGCTGGCCCGGGTCACCCCGGCCCCGGCCCGCTCCTTTCGCCGCGCCGACCTCGACCACGGCGCGGCGGAGGACCGGCCGACCGACCTGGACTACGGCCGGTACGTGCGGCTGGCCGCCGACTACCGGGACCGTGGATACCGGGACGGGCCGGGCGGGGAACACGGCGCCGGAGACGGGGAGTTCGCCGTGGAGGACCCGGCGTTCAACGCCCTGCTGATCGCCTCCGAGCACGCCCTCGCGCGGATCGCCGAGGAACTGGGCGCCACCGGTGCCGCCCGCAGGGAGCGCGCCGAGCGGCTGACGGCGGCCCTGGTGGAGCGGCTGTGGGAGCCGGCCGCCGGGATGTTCCTGTGCCGGGACCTGCGCGGCGGCGGCCTGCGGCCCGAACGCTCGGTCTCCGGGCTGGTCCCGCTGCTCCTGCCCGGCCTGCCCCGCGCGCTCGCCGCCGCGCTGGTGGACACGCTGCGCGGACCGCACTTCTCGCTCGGCGACCGCACCCGGCTGGCGCCGAGCTACGACCTGCTCGGAGAGTCCTTCGACCCGCACCGCTACTGGCGTGGCCCGGCCTGGTTCAACACCAACTGGCTGCTGGAGCGCGGACTGCGGGCGCACGGCGAGACGGCCGCGGCCGACGCCCTGCGCGCGGCGTTCCTGCACCTGGCCGACGCCACCGGCTACGCCGAGTACGTCGACCCGTACACCGGTGAGCCCTGCGGGGCCACCGGCTTCAGCTGGACGGCGGCGCTCGCGCTGGACCTGTACCACCGCGAGCCCGCATCACATGGACGTCAAAGGCCGGACAAGAGCCCGTCAAGGGGCGTGTCCGCGCCCGGCACCGGCACGTTCGACAGGAGTGACCAAGGAGGGGACCGGGGATGA
- the dusB gene encoding tRNA dihydrouridine synthase DusB: MTHPPLSIGPHTVTPPVVLAPMAGITNAPFRTLCREFSGGKGLFVSEMITTRALVERNEKTMQLIRFDASERPRSIQLYGVDPATVGKAVRMIVEEDLADHIDLNFGCPVPKVTRKGGGSALPYKRNLLRAILREAVSGAGDLPVTMKMRKGIDDDHITYLDAGRIAVEEGVTAIALHGRTTAQHYGGTADWDAIARLKEHVPEIPVLGNGDIWSAEDALRMVRETGCDGVVVGRGCLGRPWLFADLVAGFEGRTEDFVRPTLREVADVMVRHATLLGEWSGDESKGVVDFRKHVAWYLKGFAVGSEMRKRLAVTSSLQELRAGLDELDLDQAWPAGAEGPRGRTSGNNRVVLPDGWLKDPYDCSGVGEEAELDTSGG, from the coding sequence ATGACCCACCCCCCGCTCTCCATCGGACCGCACACCGTGACGCCGCCCGTCGTGCTCGCACCCATGGCGGGGATCACCAACGCGCCCTTCCGTACCCTGTGCCGGGAGTTCTCGGGCGGCAAGGGACTCTTCGTCAGCGAGATGATCACCACCCGGGCGCTGGTCGAGCGCAACGAGAAGACCATGCAGCTGATCAGGTTCGACGCGAGCGAGCGGCCGCGCTCGATCCAGCTGTACGGCGTCGACCCCGCGACCGTCGGCAAGGCCGTCCGCATGATCGTGGAGGAGGACCTCGCCGACCACATCGACCTGAACTTCGGTTGCCCGGTGCCGAAGGTGACGCGCAAGGGCGGCGGCTCCGCGCTGCCGTACAAGCGGAACCTGCTGCGGGCCATCCTGCGCGAGGCGGTCTCCGGCGCCGGGGACCTGCCGGTGACCATGAAGATGCGCAAGGGCATCGACGACGACCACATCACCTACCTCGACGCCGGCCGGATCGCCGTCGAGGAGGGGGTGACCGCCATCGCGCTGCACGGCCGTACCACCGCCCAGCACTACGGCGGCACCGCCGACTGGGACGCCATCGCCCGGCTGAAGGAGCACGTGCCGGAGATCCCGGTGCTCGGCAACGGCGACATCTGGTCGGCCGAGGACGCGCTGCGGATGGTGCGGGAGACCGGCTGCGACGGGGTCGTGGTCGGCCGGGGGTGCCTGGGCCGGCCGTGGCTGTTCGCGGACCTGGTGGCCGGGTTCGAGGGGCGTACGGAGGATTTCGTCCGGCCGACGCTGCGGGAGGTCGCCGACGTGATGGTGCGGCACGCCACGCTGCTCGGGGAGTGGAGTGGTGACGAGTCCAAGGGCGTGGTCGACTTCCGCAAGCACGTCGCCTGGTACCTGAAGGGGTTCGCGGTCGGCTCCGAGATGCGCAAGCGGCTCGCGGTCACCTCGTCCCTTCAGGAGCTGCGGGCCGGGCTGGACGAGCTGGACCTGGACCAGGCGTGGCCGGCCGGGGCGGAGGGGCCGCGGGGCCGGACCTCCGGCAACAACAGGGTGGTGCTGCCGGACGGGTGGCTGAAGGACCCGTACGACTGCTCGGGTGTCGGGGAGGAAGCGGAGCTGGACACCTCCGGCGGCTGA
- the ppdK gene encoding pyruvate, phosphate dikinase, translating to MSENKEPHAPKFVYDFIEGNKDLKDLLGGKGANLAEMTNLGLPVPPGFTITTEACKVYLESGEEPAALRDEVSAHLDALERKMGKKLGQADNPLLVSVRSGAKFSMPGMMDTVLNIGLSDASVQGLAAQAGDERFAWDSYRRLIQMFGKTVLGVDGDLFEEALDKAKAAKKVTVDTDLEAADLKKLVTTFKKIVKKEAGRDFPQDPREQMDLAIKAVFDSWNGDRARLYRRQERIPHDLGTAVNVCSMVFGNLGPDSGTGVAFTRDPASGHQGVYGDYLQNAQGEDVVAGIRNTVPLAELERIDKKSYDQLMKIMETLENHYKDLCDIEFTIERGRLWMLQTRVGKRTAGAAFRIATQLVDQGLIDETEALQRVTGAQLAQLMFPRFDEDAKVEQVARGIAASPGAAVGKAVFDSYTAVKWSRSGEKVILVRRETNPDDLDGMIAAEGILTSRGGKTSHAAVVARGMGKTCVCGAEELEVDTKRRRMTVPGGHVVEEGDVISIDGSTGKVYLGEVPVVPSPVVEYFEGRMHPGADDADELVEAVHRMMAFADRKRRLRVRANADNAEDALRARRFGAQGIGLCRTEHMFLGDRRELVERLILADTEDEREASLKALLPLQKQDFVELFEAMDGLPVTIRLLDPPLHEFLPDITELSVRVALAESRQEPHENELRLLQAVHRLHEQNPMLGLRGVRLGLVIPGLFTMQVRAIAEAAAERKAAKGDPRAEIMIPLVGTVQELEIVREDADQVIAEVEAATGTKLKLAIGTMIELPRAALTAGEIAEAAEFFSFGTNDLTQTVWGFSRDDVEASFFTAYLEKGIFGVSPFETIDKDGVGSLVRSAAEAGRRTRPDLKLGVCGEHGGDPESVHFFHEAGLDYVSCSPFRIPVARLEAGRAATQSAGSDHR from the coding sequence GTGTCGGAAAACAAAGAACCCCACGCGCCGAAGTTCGTTTACGACTTCATCGAGGGCAACAAGGACCTCAAGGACCTCCTCGGCGGCAAGGGTGCCAATCTCGCCGAGATGACCAACCTCGGTCTGCCGGTCCCTCCCGGCTTCACCATCACCACGGAAGCCTGCAAGGTCTACCTCGAAAGTGGCGAGGAACCGGCGGCACTGCGTGACGAGGTGAGTGCGCACCTCGACGCCCTGGAACGCAAGATGGGCAAGAAGCTGGGCCAGGCGGACAACCCGCTGCTGGTCTCGGTCCGCTCCGGCGCCAAGTTCTCCATGCCCGGCATGATGGACACCGTCCTGAACATCGGCCTGTCGGACGCCTCCGTGCAGGGCCTGGCCGCCCAGGCCGGTGACGAGCGGTTCGCCTGGGACTCCTACCGCCGCCTCATCCAGATGTTCGGCAAGACCGTCCTCGGCGTCGACGGCGACCTCTTCGAGGAGGCCCTGGACAAGGCCAAGGCCGCCAAGAAGGTCACGGTCGACACCGACCTGGAGGCCGCCGACCTGAAGAAGCTGGTCACCACCTTCAAGAAGATCGTCAAGAAGGAGGCCGGCCGGGACTTCCCGCAGGACCCGCGCGAGCAGATGGACCTCGCCATCAAGGCGGTCTTCGACTCCTGGAACGGCGACCGCGCGCGGCTCTACCGCCGTCAGGAGCGCATCCCGCACGACCTGGGCACCGCCGTCAACGTCTGCTCGATGGTCTTCGGCAACCTCGGTCCCGACTCCGGCACGGGCGTCGCCTTCACCCGCGACCCCGCCTCCGGCCACCAGGGCGTCTACGGCGACTACCTCCAGAACGCCCAGGGCGAGGACGTGGTCGCGGGCATCCGCAACACCGTCCCGCTGGCCGAGCTGGAGCGGATCGACAAGAAGTCGTACGACCAGCTCATGAAGATCATGGAGACCCTGGAGAACCACTACAAGGATCTCTGCGACATCGAGTTCACCATCGAGCGCGGCCGGCTGTGGATGCTCCAGACCCGCGTCGGCAAGCGCACGGCGGGCGCGGCCTTCCGGATCGCCACGCAGCTGGTGGACCAGGGTCTGATCGACGAGACGGAGGCGCTCCAGCGCGTCACCGGCGCCCAGCTGGCCCAGCTGATGTTCCCGCGCTTCGACGAGGACGCGAAGGTCGAGCAGGTGGCCCGGGGCATCGCGGCCTCGCCGGGCGCGGCGGTCGGCAAGGCGGTCTTCGACTCGTACACGGCCGTGAAGTGGTCCCGCTCGGGCGAGAAGGTCATCCTGGTCCGCCGGGAGACCAACCCCGACGACCTGGACGGCATGATCGCGGCCGAGGGCATCCTCACCTCCCGGGGCGGCAAGACCTCCCACGCGGCCGTGGTCGCCCGGGGCATGGGCAAGACCTGCGTGTGCGGCGCGGAGGAGCTGGAGGTCGACACCAAGCGGCGCCGTATGACGGTCCCCGGCGGGCACGTCGTCGAGGAGGGCGACGTGATCTCCATCGACGGCTCCACGGGCAAGGTGTACCTGGGCGAGGTCCCGGTCGTGCCGTCCCCGGTCGTGGAGTACTTCGAGGGCCGCATGCACCCGGGCGCCGACGACGCCGACGAGCTGGTGGAGGCCGTGCACCGCATGATGGCCTTCGCCGACCGCAAGCGCCGGCTGCGGGTGCGGGCCAACGCCGACAACGCCGAGGACGCGCTGCGGGCCCGCCGCTTCGGCGCCCAGGGCATCGGCCTGTGCCGCACCGAGCACATGTTCCTCGGCGACCGCCGCGAGCTGGTCGAACGCCTCATCCTCGCCGACACCGAGGACGAGCGCGAGGCGTCCCTGAAGGCCCTGCTGCCGCTCCAGAAGCAGGACTTCGTGGAGCTGTTCGAGGCGATGGACGGCCTGCCGGTGACGATCCGGCTGCTGGACCCGCCGTTGCACGAGTTCCTCCCCGACATCACCGAACTGTCGGTCCGGGTGGCCCTGGCGGAGTCCCGGCAGGAGCCGCACGAGAACGAGCTGCGGCTGCTCCAGGCGGTGCACCGGCTGCACGAGCAGAACCCGATGCTGGGTCTGCGCGGCGTACGCCTCGGCCTGGTCATCCCCGGCCTGTTCACCATGCAGGTCCGCGCGATCGCGGAGGCGGCGGCCGAGCGCAAGGCCGCCAAGGGCGACCCGCGCGCGGAGATCATGATCCCGCTCGTCGGCACGGTCCAGGAGCTGGAGATCGTCCGCGAGGACGCGGACCAGGTCATCGCGGAGGTCGAGGCGGCGACGGGTACGAAGCTCAAGCTGGCCATCGGCACGATGATCGAACTCCCGCGCGCCGCGCTCACGGCGGGCGAGATCGCCGAGGCGGCGGAGTTCTTCTCCTTCGGCACGAACGACCTGACGCAGACGGTGTGGGGCTTCAGCCGCGACGACGTGGAGGCCTCGTTCTTCACCGCCTACCTGGAGAAGGGGATCTTCGGCGTCAGCCCGTTCGAGACGATCGACAAGGACGGCGTCGGCTCCCTGGTCAGGTCGGCCGCGGAGGCCGGCCGTCGCACCCGCCCCGACCTCAAGCTGGGCGTCTGCGGCGAGCACGGCGGCGACCCGGAGTCGGTCCACTTCTTCCACGAGGCGGGCCTGGACTACGTCTCCTGCTCCCCGTTCCGCATCCCGGTCGCCCGTCTGGAAGCGGGCCGCGCGGCCACCCAGTCGGCGGGCAGCGACCACCGCTGA